A single Panthera uncia isolate 11264 chromosome E2 unlocalized genomic scaffold, Puncia_PCG_1.0 HiC_scaffold_19, whole genome shotgun sequence DNA region contains:
- the CALM3 gene encoding calmodulin-3 isoform X2 produces MADQLTEEQIAEFKEAFSLFDKDGDGTITTKELGTVMRSLGQNPTEAELQDMINEVDADGNGTIDFPEFLTMMARKMKDTDSEEEIREAFRVFDKDGNGYISAAELRHVMTNLGEKLTDEEVDEMIREADIDGDGQVNYEEFVQMMTAK; encoded by the exons ATG GCTGACCAGCTGACCGAGGAACAGATCGCAG AGTTCAAGGAGGCCTTCTCCCTCTTCGACAAGGATGGAGACGGCACTATCACCACCAAGGAGTTGGGGACGGTGATGAGGTCCCTGGGACAGAACCCCACCGAAGCCGAGCTGCAGGACATGATCAACGAGGTGGACGCGGATG GGAACGGGACCATTGACTTCCCGGAGTTCCTGACCATGATGGCCAGAAAGATGAAGGACACAGACAGCGAGGAGGAGATCCGAGAGGCTTTCCGCGTCTTCGACAAG GACGGGAACGGCTACATCAGCGCTGCCGAGCTCCGTCACGTGATGACGAACCTGGGCGAGAAGCTGACCGACGAGGAGGTGGACGAGATGATCAGAGAGGCCGACATCGACGGGGACGGTCAGGTCAACTATGAAG AGTTTGTACAGATGATGACGGCCAAGTGA
- the CALM3 gene encoding calmodulin-3 isoform X1 has protein sequence MRSLGQNPTEAELQDMINEVDADGNGTIDFPEFLTMMARKMKDTDSEEEIREAFRVFDKDGNGYISAAELRHVMTNLGEKLTDEEVDEMIREADIDGDGQVNYEEFVQMMTAK, from the exons ATGAGGTCCCTGGGACAGAACCCCACCGAAGCCGAGCTGCAGGACATGATCAACGAGGTGGACGCGGATG GGAACGGGACCATTGACTTCCCGGAGTTCCTGACCATGATGGCCAGAAAGATGAAGGACACAGACAGCGAGGAGGAGATCCGAGAGGCTTTCCGCGTCTTCGACAAG GACGGGAACGGCTACATCAGCGCTGCCGAGCTCCGTCACGTGATGACGAACCTGGGCGAGAAGCTGACCGACGAGGAGGTGGACGAGATGATCAGAGAGGCCGACATCGACGGGGACGGTCAGGTCAACTATGAAG AGTTTGTACAGATGATGACGGCCAAGTGA